A part of Tachysurus vachellii isolate PV-2020 chromosome 4, HZAU_Pvac_v1, whole genome shotgun sequence genomic DNA contains:
- the il23r gene encoding interleukin-23 receptor isoform X1: MGHSNQARFETVASSDEERQRYESREMEIITEALRLVFLLLLSCELRDCYSVTCTGKVTLDQDIIPIGSNLTVHCLSDTVQCGRIFTMTFNEKEILRKISCANVTAQVVVNEPQSLIYCFEIHEGKSHIVCGQDIIANPIPSRPEIKEIVFTKGSLSPTLYWHSSDNMENLKPRLRFRITHDHSGWVEGNVAQLHKGTLVLLEKLEPLTLYQFELKVCTASMKNNCSLWSERFSQSSPGKAPSTKLDVWRTIMRNEQSNTQNVTVMWKPLGKEDFKGVFHHYEIVYQEKGTTYILNCSTAVTQYTIQLPLEVTDLNFSAVTSAGSSPPASVRLICSAGIPTPEIKSSHAAGGGINLTWDFSSRTSEKMLGFVVQWQCNPLKVQWKRIEKNYNSVYIQATQGDLCNISLYVERSDGVSCPSFKQIHTITNDIKTITNDLDKEIVPRIETLTMHSAAEKTRNGLVVGICLITAVPIIIVVNLLYLKCTRQRLRKVCVSMGPAWLSQNLPQLGNSNAIKLLKDERYGSDLCWQPVDSDPPLSPVEDYSPPSERKDSYPVVHREVTTEKTTVVKDWTVCPYKPQVTISQETEMVCEVSEMEEDEPLWGFFSSPIFSPFKHFPQTQGMHASLPSCLTVDGRPVSMDLNGFPFSTQTVVDGNLWTDGSLAEIVNSDQNQFQTQTVLPNDLVRCLREPCLF; encoded by the exons ATGGGTCACTCAAACCAAGCAAGGTTTGAGACAGTCGCTTCATCAGATGAAGAAAGGCAGCGATATG AGAGTCGTGAGATGGAAATCATTACAGAAGCCCTGCGACTTGTCTTTCTTTTACTACTCAGTTGTGAACTAAGAG ACTGTTATTCTGTGACTTGTACTGGAAAGGTGACACTTGACCAAGACATCATTCCTATTGGCTCCAACCTGACTGTACACTGTCTATCCGACACCGTGCAATGTGGCAGGATCTTCACTATGACgtttaatgaaaaagaaatactaCGAAAAATCAGCTGTGCTAACGTAACAGCACAAGTTGTCGTGAACGAACCGCAATCTTTGATCTACTGTTTCGAGATACACGAAGGAAAGTCTCACATTGTGTGTGGACAGGACATCATCGCTAACC CAATTCCAAGTCGTCCAGAAATTAAAGAGATTGTATTCACGAAAGGCTCCCTTTCCCCCACTCTCTACTGGCACAGCTCAGACAATATGGAGAATCTAAAGCCCAGGCTGAGGTTTCGGATAACACATGATCACTCAGGCTGG GTGGAGGGAAATGTGGCTCAGCTTCACAAAGGGACCCTTGTGTTGCTGGAGAAGTTGGAGCCACTGACATTATATCAGTTTGAGCTGAAGGTCTGCACAGCCTCAATGAAGAATAACTGCAGTTTGTGGAGTGAAAGGTTCAGTCAGAGCAGCCCTGGAAAAG CACCTTCGACCAAGCTCGATGTGTGGAGGACAATCATGAGAAACGAACAGAGCAATACTCAGAATGTGACTGTCATGTGGAAG CCTTTAGGTAAAGAAGACTTTAAAGGAGTCTTTCACCATTATGAAATAGTCTATCAAGAGAAAGGCACCACATACATTCTGAATTGCTCAACGGCTGTTACACAGTACACTATTCAGCTGCCCCTGGAGGTGACAGATCTGAATTTCAGTGCTGTTACATCAGCAGGAAGTTCACCACCAGCTTCAGTGAGACTGATCTGTTCAG CAGGCATACCAACTCCAGAAATAAAATCAAGCCATGCTGCAGGGGGCGGCATAAACCTTACGTGGGACTTTTCATCTAGGACGTCAGAGAAAATGCTGGGTTTTGTAGTTCAGTGGCAATGCAACCCACTTAAAGTGCAGTGGAAGAGAATTGAAAAAAACTACAACTCTGTATACATTCAGG CTACACAAGGGGATCTCTGTAACATTTCGCTCTATGTTGAAAGAAGTGATGGAGTGTCTTGTCCTTCATTTAAGCAGATTCATACGATCACGAATG atattaaaacaataacaaatgatTTGGACAAGGAGATTGTCCCTCGCATAGAGACCTTAACAATGCATTCTGCTGCAGAAAAAACGAGAA ATGGACTGGTAGTCGGGATATGCCTCATAACTGCCGTTCCTATCATAATCGTTGTGAATCTATTGTACTTGAAATGTACACGACAAAG attAAGGAAGGTATGCGTGTCAATGGGACCAGCTTGGCTTTCTCAGAATTTACCCCAGCTTGGAAACAGCAATGCCATCAAATTACTGAAG GATGAGAGATATGGTTCTGATCTGTGCTGGCAACCTGTGGACAGCGACCCACCCTTATCTCCAGTTGAGGACTACAGTCCACCTTCGGAAAGGAAGGATTCGTACCCGGTTGTACACAGAGAAGTAACCACAGAGAAGACTACGGTTGTGAAGGACTGGACAGTCTGTCCTTATAAACCTCAAGTCACTATATCTCAAGAAACAGAGATGGTCTGTGAGGTATCTGAGATGGAAGAAGACGAGCCTCTTTGGGGGTTCTTCTCCTCACCTATCTTCAGTCCGTTTAAACATTTTCCTCAGACTCAAGGAATGCATGCTTCTCTGCCAAGCTGCTTGACTGTGGATGGAAGACCTGTATCTATGGATCTTAATGGATTCCCTTTTTCCACTCAGACCGTTGTAGATGGAAACTTGTGGACCGATGGGAGTCTGGCAGAAATAGTAAACAGTGATCAGAACCAGTTCCAGACTCAAACAGTGTTACCCAATGACCTGGTGAGGTGCTTGAGAGAGCCATGTTTGTTTTAA
- the il23r gene encoding interleukin-23 receptor isoform X2, with protein sequence MGHSNQARFETVASSDEERQRYESREMEIITEALRLVFLLLLSCELRDCYSVTCTGKVTLDQDIIPIGSNLTVHCLSDTVQCGRIFTMTFNEKEILRKISCANVTAQVVVNEPQSLIYCFEIHEGKSHIVCGQDIIANPIPSRPEIKEIVFTKGSLSPTLYWHSSDNMENLKPRLRFRITHDHSGWVEGNVAQLHKGTLVLLEKLEPLTLYQFELKVCTASMKNNCSLWSERFSQSSPGKAPSTKLDVWRTIMRNEQSNTQNVTVMWKPLGKEDFKGVFHHYEIVYQEKGTTYILNCSTAVTQYTIQLPLEVTDLNFSAVTSAGSSPPASVRLICSGIPTPEIKSSHAAGGGINLTWDFSSRTSEKMLGFVVQWQCNPLKVQWKRIEKNYNSVYIQATQGDLCNISLYVERSDGVSCPSFKQIHTITNDIKTITNDLDKEIVPRIETLTMHSAAEKTRNGLVVGICLITAVPIIIVVNLLYLKCTRQRLRKVCVSMGPAWLSQNLPQLGNSNAIKLLKDERYGSDLCWQPVDSDPPLSPVEDYSPPSERKDSYPVVHREVTTEKTTVVKDWTVCPYKPQVTISQETEMVCEVSEMEEDEPLWGFFSSPIFSPFKHFPQTQGMHASLPSCLTVDGRPVSMDLNGFPFSTQTVVDGNLWTDGSLAEIVNSDQNQFQTQTVLPNDLVRCLREPCLF encoded by the exons ATGGGTCACTCAAACCAAGCAAGGTTTGAGACAGTCGCTTCATCAGATGAAGAAAGGCAGCGATATG AGAGTCGTGAGATGGAAATCATTACAGAAGCCCTGCGACTTGTCTTTCTTTTACTACTCAGTTGTGAACTAAGAG ACTGTTATTCTGTGACTTGTACTGGAAAGGTGACACTTGACCAAGACATCATTCCTATTGGCTCCAACCTGACTGTACACTGTCTATCCGACACCGTGCAATGTGGCAGGATCTTCACTATGACgtttaatgaaaaagaaatactaCGAAAAATCAGCTGTGCTAACGTAACAGCACAAGTTGTCGTGAACGAACCGCAATCTTTGATCTACTGTTTCGAGATACACGAAGGAAAGTCTCACATTGTGTGTGGACAGGACATCATCGCTAACC CAATTCCAAGTCGTCCAGAAATTAAAGAGATTGTATTCACGAAAGGCTCCCTTTCCCCCACTCTCTACTGGCACAGCTCAGACAATATGGAGAATCTAAAGCCCAGGCTGAGGTTTCGGATAACACATGATCACTCAGGCTGG GTGGAGGGAAATGTGGCTCAGCTTCACAAAGGGACCCTTGTGTTGCTGGAGAAGTTGGAGCCACTGACATTATATCAGTTTGAGCTGAAGGTCTGCACAGCCTCAATGAAGAATAACTGCAGTTTGTGGAGTGAAAGGTTCAGTCAGAGCAGCCCTGGAAAAG CACCTTCGACCAAGCTCGATGTGTGGAGGACAATCATGAGAAACGAACAGAGCAATACTCAGAATGTGACTGTCATGTGGAAG CCTTTAGGTAAAGAAGACTTTAAAGGAGTCTTTCACCATTATGAAATAGTCTATCAAGAGAAAGGCACCACATACATTCTGAATTGCTCAACGGCTGTTACACAGTACACTATTCAGCTGCCCCTGGAGGTGACAGATCTGAATTTCAGTGCTGTTACATCAGCAGGAAGTTCACCACCAGCTTCAGTGAGACTGATCTGTTCAG GCATACCAACTCCAGAAATAAAATCAAGCCATGCTGCAGGGGGCGGCATAAACCTTACGTGGGACTTTTCATCTAGGACGTCAGAGAAAATGCTGGGTTTTGTAGTTCAGTGGCAATGCAACCCACTTAAAGTGCAGTGGAAGAGAATTGAAAAAAACTACAACTCTGTATACATTCAGG CTACACAAGGGGATCTCTGTAACATTTCGCTCTATGTTGAAAGAAGTGATGGAGTGTCTTGTCCTTCATTTAAGCAGATTCATACGATCACGAATG atattaaaacaataacaaatgatTTGGACAAGGAGATTGTCCCTCGCATAGAGACCTTAACAATGCATTCTGCTGCAGAAAAAACGAGAA ATGGACTGGTAGTCGGGATATGCCTCATAACTGCCGTTCCTATCATAATCGTTGTGAATCTATTGTACTTGAAATGTACACGACAAAG attAAGGAAGGTATGCGTGTCAATGGGACCAGCTTGGCTTTCTCAGAATTTACCCCAGCTTGGAAACAGCAATGCCATCAAATTACTGAAG GATGAGAGATATGGTTCTGATCTGTGCTGGCAACCTGTGGACAGCGACCCACCCTTATCTCCAGTTGAGGACTACAGTCCACCTTCGGAAAGGAAGGATTCGTACCCGGTTGTACACAGAGAAGTAACCACAGAGAAGACTACGGTTGTGAAGGACTGGACAGTCTGTCCTTATAAACCTCAAGTCACTATATCTCAAGAAACAGAGATGGTCTGTGAGGTATCTGAGATGGAAGAAGACGAGCCTCTTTGGGGGTTCTTCTCCTCACCTATCTTCAGTCCGTTTAAACATTTTCCTCAGACTCAAGGAATGCATGCTTCTCTGCCAAGCTGCTTGACTGTGGATGGAAGACCTGTATCTATGGATCTTAATGGATTCCCTTTTTCCACTCAGACCGTTGTAGATGGAAACTTGTGGACCGATGGGAGTCTGGCAGAAATAGTAAACAGTGATCAGAACCAGTTCCAGACTCAAACAGTGTTACCCAATGACCTGGTGAGGTGCTTGAGAGAGCCATGTTTGTTTTAA